The region GATGCGCAGGTGATCGCTCCCCTGGCAGACGCGACCCTCTACATGGTACGTCATGACATTACGCCGAAAACCTACCTCAAAATGGTCGATACGCTCTATAAAGAGCATCGGTTCCAGAACCTGAATGTCATCCTGAATGCTGTTGATGACGGTGAATCCTATTACTACAGTTATAGCTACGGCGGTTACTACCAGGAAGACAAGCCACAACGCCCTAAGCTCAAAGCTGAATAGAAATCAGTAGTACTTCAATCTATACCATGAAAAGCCAATTGAGAAACATTTATGCTTAGTAATGCCTCACTTTCTAACAGTAGACCTTATATCGATGATGAGGTCGAGGTTCTGGAGCCATCAATAGCCTACAGAGGTTTATTGGCCAAACGAATATTTGATATCGCTTTTTCGCTTTTCATCAGCCTGTTTATTCTCTCCTGGCTGATTCCATTACTGGGTCTGGCCATTCGGTTCAGCTCGCCAGGGCCGATGATCTTTGTGCAGTTACGTACGGGGCGTAACGGACGCCAGTTCCGGTGTTTTAAGCTCCGTACAATGAAAAATACTCCTGAGACTACATTTAAGCAGGCAACACAAAATGATCCGCGTATAACAAAACTGGGGCAGATATTACGGAAAACGAATCTGGATGAACTGCCCCAGTTTTTCAACGTGCTACGGGGAGACATGAGTATTGTAGGCCCACGCCCTCACCCAATTCCACTGGATGCCAAACATTGGTATACCATGCCTCATTACCCGGAACGGTATGGAGTGAAACCCGGTATTACCGGACTGGCACAGGTGCGGGGTTGCCGGGGTGAGACGGATACACTCCAAAAA is a window of Spirosoma linguale DSM 74 DNA encoding:
- a CDS encoding sugar transferase (PFAM: sugar transferase~KEGG: bxe:Bxe_B0510 undecaprenyl-phosphate galactosephosphotransferase), which gives rise to MLSNASLSNSRPYIDDEVEVLEPSIAYRGLLAKRIFDIAFSLFISLFILSWLIPLLGLAIRFSSPGPMIFVQLRTGRNGRQFRCFKLRTMKNTPETTFKQATQNDPRITKLGQILRKTNLDELPQFFNVLRGDMSIVGPRPHPIPLDAKHWYTMPHYPERYGVKPGITGLAQVRGCRGETDTLQKMEHRVRLDRWYIAKRSFGLDIKICLWTVTRMIQGDKKAW